A window of Micromonospora sp. WMMC415 genomic DNA:
CGTGGCCCGGCGCGCCGCGGCGAGGGAGGAGTGGCAATGAGCGCGACGGCCGAGGTGACCACCGCCGACTGGCTGCACGGCGTGGTCCGGGACGTCCCGCCGGAGACGCTCGCCGCGATGGCCGGCATGGCCGGCACGCCGGTGCGCGCGGTGCGGGCCGCCGGTCTGGCCGCCGTCGTGAGTGCCGCACCCCTGACCGAGTACGGCGAGGAGCCGCTGCGCCGCAACCTGGAGGACCTGGCGTGGCTGGAACGGGCGGCGCGGACCCACCACGGGGTGGTGGCGGCACTGGCCCGCACCGGCCCCGTCGTGCCGGCCCGGCTCGCCACCGTCTACCACGACGACGAGCGGGTCGCCGGGCTGCTCACCGCCCGCCGGGCCGAGTTGGCCGCGGTCCTGGACCGGCTCGCCGGCCGCGAGGAGTGGGGCGTCAAGGGGTACGTCGTGCCCGGTGCGGCGCCGGCCCCGACCGCCGCGCCCGAGTCGGGGGGTGCCGGGGCGGCGTACCTGCGCCGGCGTCGCGCCCAGCTCACCGCGCGGGAGGAGGGGCAGCGGGTGGCGGCTGCCGCAGCGGCCGCCGTCCACGACGCCCTGGCCGGCCAGGCGATCGCCGCCCGGCGGCATCCGCCGCAGGACCGCCGGCTGTCCGGCGCGCCCACCCCGATGGTGCTCAACGGGGCGTACCTGGTCGACACGGCCGGCCTGCCCGGCTTCACCGCGCTGGTCGGTGAGCTGGGCGACCGGCATCCGGAGCTGCGGCTGGAACTGACCGGTCCGTGGCCCGCGTACTCCTTCGTGGACGGCACCGGTCCCGCGGACGTGTCGGCCGCCGACGGCCCGGCGGCGGACGGGGTGCCGGCGTGACCACGCAGCTCGCACCGAACAGCGCGGACGGGCCGCTCGGGTACCGGCCGGTGGCCCTGGTCGACCTGCTCGACCGGGTGCTCGCCACCGGGGTGGTGATCAGCGGCGACATCACGATCGCGATCGCCGACGTCGAACTCGTCCGCATCTCACTGCGCGCCCTGGTCGCGTCCGTCGGCGCCCTCGCGGCGCCGCCCGACGACGCGCTGGCCGTCCGGGAGACCGCCGTGCCGCCGGGCGGATCGGCGTTGCCGTCCGGAGAGTTCGGCGTGGCGGGTGACGGACCGGCCGGGCCGGCCGGTGGATCGGCGGTGCTCTCCGGGGAGGTGACATGACCGAGCGGAACGAGGCGGCCGAGCTGGCGGCGGCGGTGCACGGGCCGGCCGCGGCCCAGGACGGGCCGTCGTGGCGGGCACCGCGGGCGAGACCGCTGGACCGACGGCTGGCCGTGGACCAGGACTCCGTCGAGCGAGGGCTGGCCAGCCTCGTGCTCACCGTGATCGAGTTGCTGCGTCAGCTCATGGAGCGGCAGGCGCTGCGCCGCGTCGACCTCGGTGACCTGACCGAGGAACAGGTCGAACGCATCGGCACGACGCTGATGGCCCTGGAGGAGCAGATGGCGGAGCTGCGGACGTACTTCGGGCTCGCCCCGGAGGACCTCAACCTGGACCTCGGCCCCCTGGGCCCGCTCCTGCCCACCGATTGAGGGCCGGCCGCTCGGTACGGCGGCAGCCCGGATCGGTCCCTCGCCGGATCAACCAGCGTGCTTCTCGGCGTACCCGGCCAGCCAGGCGACCTGGGCCGGGTCCAGCGAGGGGCGGACGCGGGACCGGGCGGTCGCCACGTGGGCCGCCGTGACCGTGGCCGCGGCCAGCGACTCCCGCATCGCGGCCAGCGCCGCCTCCCGGACCAGCGCCGCGCAGTCCGCCGCGGAGAAGCCGTCCAGTTCCTCGGCGAGCGCGGCGAGGTCCACGTCGGGTGCGAGCGGCACGGTCCGGGACGCGGCACGCAGGATCGCCGCCCGGGCCGGCCCGTCCGGTGGCGGAACGTAGACCAGCCGCTCCAGCCGGCCGGGGCGCAGCAAGGCCGGGTCCACCAGGTCGGGCCGGTTGGTCGCACCGACCACCACCACGTTGCGCAGCGCCTCCACGCCGTCCAACTCGGTGAGCAGGGCGGCCACCACGCGGTCGGTCGTGCCGCCGTCGGTGGCCTGACCGCGTACCGGCGCGAGCGCATCCACCTCGTCGAGGAAGACCAGCGTCGGCGCGGCCTCCCGGGCGCGGCGGAACAGTTCGCGGACGGCGCGCTCGCTCTCGCCCACCCACTTCGACAGCAGCTCCGCGCCCTTGACCGACAGCACGTTCGCCCGGCCCGTACCGGCCAACGCGGTCACCAGGTAGGTCTTGCCGCACCCCGGCGGCCCGTAGAGCAGCACCCCGCGCGGCGGCTGCACGCCGAGCCGTGCGAACGTGTCCGGATACGTCAGCGGCCACAGCACCGACTCGGTCAACGTCTGCTTGACCTCGACCAGGTCGCCCACGTCGTCGAGGGTGACCGACGCCAGTTCCAGCGTGGACGCCGCCATCGTGGTCGGGCGGACCACCTCCAGCGCGGCGACGAAGTCGCCCATCGCCACCGTCGGGCGGTCCACCGCCTTCTGCCGCAGCGCCGCCCGCACGCCGGCCTCGCGCACCAGCGCGGCCAGGTCCGCGGCGACGAATCCGGGAGTGCGCGCGGCGACCTCGTCGAGCCGGACGTCCTCGGCGAGCGGCACCTGACGGGTCAGCACGCTCAACTGCTCCCGGCGGAGAGCGGCGTCCGGCAGCGGCACGCCGATCCGCAGGGAGAGCAGGTCCGGAGCGCGCAGGGCCGGGTCGACGGCCTCGGGGCGGCCGGTCGTGCACACCACCGCCGCGCCGGCCGCGACGGTCTCGGCGACGACCTGCCGGAACACGGTGGCCACCGGGCCGGGCGCGTCGGCCGGCGCGAGCGCCTCGACGTCGGTGACCAGCAGCACCGCCGGGCCGTCCGCCAGTACGTCGGCGGCGGCGGCGCGCAGCCGCTCGGCCGCCGCCGCGTTGGTCAGCGCGGCCAGCTCGGGCCCCCAGAGCGGCCGCACCCGCGCCCGCACCCGGGCGGCGACCGCACGTACCAGCGCCGACTTCCCGGAGCCGGCCGGGCCGTCGACCAGCACTCCGAGGGACACCGTGGTGCCGAGCCGCCGGAGCACCTCGCGGTGGTGGAAGCCGAGGTCGAGCAGCTCGCCCAACTCCTCGGCCTGCGCCCGTAACCCGGGCAACTCGTCCACCGACGGCGCCTCCGCGGCAACCTCCGCCCCTGCGGCCGCCCGGGTCGCGTCCGCGCCGCCCGCCGTGGTCGCGCCGCGCGCTGTCCCGGACAGAGTGGCGTCCGGAGCGGGGGAGGCCACTCCCTCCCGGGAAGTGCGCGGATCGTGGTCGCGGGCAACGGTGGTCGGGATGGTCGCGGAGCCGTGGGTGGCCGCGCCGTGCTCCCAAGCGACCAGCGTGTCCATGGTGACCAGTGCGGCCGTCTCCGGCTCGGCGGTGACGACCGTGAGCAGCGTGCTGGTCCAGGCGTACCCCACCCGGTTGGACAGGCTGTCGCGGGCCGCCTCGACGAGGCTGCGCACCGAGGCGTCGGGCAGCACGTCCTGCGGGAGGAGCGACACGTCGTCCCCGGCGGTGACCACCTTGCCGAGCAGCGCGAGCCGGAGCATCTCCGGGGAGACCGCCGCGACCACCGGTGCCGGACCGGCCAGCACCACCCGGTGCGCGGCGGTGACCGGCGTCGGGCGGACGCTCACCTGGCTCCCGTCGCGTACGCCGAGGTTGCCCAGCATCAGGTCGTCGGCGTGGAGGAGCCCCGGGCCGGCACCCCGCTCGGCCGCCGCGACGATGCCGGCGGTCACCCGCCGGCCGGTGAGCCGGACCGGGTCACCGGGGCGCAACCCGAGCGCGGTGAGCGCCTCCGGGTGCAGCCGCACGATGCCGCGTCGGGCGTCCAGCGCGGCCGGCCGCAGGCTGGCGGTCAGGGTGAGCTCCGATTCCCCCACCAGCCGAACCCTAGCCGGTGCGGGGAAATGTGCCCTGCCGGCGCGTACCGCGGTGGAAGCGCCCACGGGCCTCCCGCTAGCGCCCCGGGTCGAGGTCGGTCAGCAGCGACGGGTCGCGGCGGATCAGTTCGGCGAGCCGGGCCGCCGGGTCGGGTCGCACGCCGGCCGCCCCGGACGACCGGTCCGGCTCGGTCCGCGCCGACAGCGGCCACGCCGGAGGGGGCTCGACCGCGGGCTCCGCGCCGACCGTCACGTTCCCGTCCGACCAGGCCACCCGCAGCGGGTACGCCGCACCGCCGTGCTCCACCCGCAGCGTGACCGCCAGATCCGGGTGCCGGGCGACGATCCGGCGAACCGCCTCGGCGACCTCCTCGACCGGGTCCGGATCGGGTGTCTCGGCCCGGTGCTGGCCGGCCGACCAGCCGGTCGGGTCCGCCCACCACGCCGCCGGCTGGTCGGGGGCGGGCGCCTCGCCCCGCCGTACCCCCGCGTCCCGGTGGCTCGACCACCCCGGTCCGGCGTTCCGGCCGGGATCACCGCGCCCGGCGTCCCTCCGCTCGCCGGCGCCGCTCCCGGTGTCGCCGCGCGCAACCTCCCGGCGGCCCGCCTCCGCGTCGGGCAGCCGGCCGGTGTCCCCCTCCGCCCCCGGGTCGGCGCCCCGCCGCCGCAGCGCTTCCTCGCGCCGGGCCAGCCGGGCCAGTGTCTCGTCCAGTCCACCCCTCATCACGACCACCCCTCATCGTGGAAACGGGCCTGACCGCCCGTCGGTTCAGCTCCCCCTCGCCCGGTTGGCCCGGTCCAGCGCCCGGTCCAGGACGACGAGCAGGGCGTCCCGCACCGAAAGCCGGTCCCGGGCGTCGAACCGCACCAGCGGCACGTGGTCCCCGACGGCCAGCGCCCACCGGATCGCGGCGAGGTCGTGCGCCACCCGCCCGTCGAACGCGTTGACGCCGACCACGAAGGGCAGCCCGGCCCGTTCGAAGAAGTCGATCGCCGGATGGCAGTCGTCCAGGCGGCTGCTGTCCACGACGACGAGCGCGCCGAGCGCGCCGTGGGCCAGGTCGTCCCACATGAACCCGAACCGCGCCTGGCCCGGCGTGCCGAACAGGTACAGCTTGAGACTGCGGTCGATCGTGACGCAGCCGAAGTCCATGGCCACGGTGGTCGTCGTCTTCCCGGAGCGCCCGCCGGGGTCGTCGACACCGATCGCGGCGCTGGTCATCTCCGCCTCGGTCGTCAGCGGGGCGATCTCGGAGATCGAGCCCACCGTGGTGGTCTTGCCGACACCGAACCCGCCGGCGATGAGGATCTTCACCGGGACCGGCGGTGCGACCCGGGGCGCCGCGTCGGGCGGGGCGGCCGCACCGGGTTCCACCGGCGGCCGGTACGGCGGTGGAACCGGCGCGGCCACCCCCCGGGCGGCGGGCGGGTGTGTCGCCGACGGGCCGCCGTACCGGGCGGCGGCGCTGTTCGCGGCGAGCCCGTCCAGCGGGGTGACCGGCCAGTCAGGAGATCGCACGGAGTCCATCAATCACTCGCAGGATGATGTCGGGGTCGAGGGCGTCGTCGTCGGCGTTGACGTGCACGTCGAGGTGGCCGGCGGCACGCAGGTCACCGACCAGGACCCGGGCCACACCGAAGTGCATCCGGGTCCGGGCGGAGATCTCCGCCACCGAGATCGGCGAGCCGCAGAGCGCGACGATCGCCTGGTGCTCCGGTGCCAGCCGGGCGACCGGAGACGTCCGGTCCGTGACCGGCCGGGCGGTCACCTGGGTCTCCAGCCCGATCGCCGGATCCCCGCCGGTCACCCGCCCCGCCGTGAGCACGAACGGGCGGGGACCCGACGGATCGTCCGGTTCCGGCTCGGCGGTCGCCGCCGGTACGGGCACCGCCGCCGGCTCACCGGCCGGGGCGGCTGCCCGCAGGTAGGGGCGGATCCGGACCACGGGGTCCGGTTCCTCGCCGGCGACGTCGGGGATCACTGCTGGACGGAGTTCTTCAGTTCGGCGATCAGGCGGGGGGTGAGCGCGCCACCGGCGCGACCGGCGAAGAGCGTCATCTCGTACGCGACGGTGCCCAGGTTCGCCGACCGGTCGGCGACGACGCCGAGCACCGAACCGCTGCTGATGGCGCTGATCAACAGGTAGCCCTCGGCCATGTCGACGACCACCCGGTTCAGCCCGCCGAGGGCGTACCAGCTCGCGGCTCCGCCGGCGAGGCTGGTCATGCCGGAGACCACGGCGGCGAGCCGTTCGGCGTTGGACCGGTCCTTGATCGCGGACATGGCCATCAACAGTCCGTCCGAGGAGACCGCGATCGCCTCCAGGACCCCCGCTGTGCTGGAGGTGAAGGAGTCCAGCAGCCAGTTGAAGGTGCGGGCCTCCGGGCTGAGGTCCGTCCCCGGGTGGGTCGGCTGGTCGACGTTGTCGTGCAGGAAGGGGCTGGTCACCGTGATGATCCCTCTTCGTCGAAGCGGTCTGGACTGACTTCACGCAGAGCGCGGGCGACGCCCGCCTCGAACTCGGTGATGCGGTCGCGGACCTCGGCCGGGTCACCGGGGCCCTGGTCGGTCGACGGGCGGGACGCGGCGGCGGGCAGGTTCGCGCCGGGCACCCGCCGCGTGAGCCGGGGCCGTCCGGGTGCCGGGTCGGCTGCGGACCCGTCGTAGGCGGGCGGTGAAACGGTTCCGGCCAGCTCAGCCCGGCGTACGCCGGCCTCGACGGCTTCGACGAGGTCCCGGGCGGCGGCCGGGTCCGCGCCGGTGGCGTCGACCGGCCCGACCCGGGGCCCGGCCGGCGGCAGGCTCGCCCCCGGCACCCGCTGCCGGATTCCCGGCACGAGAGGTGCCGGGAATCCGGTCGTACCGGTCGGAACTGTGGGTGTGACCGCGGGGCCGGGCGGGGGAGCGCCCGGCCCCGCGGGGACCGGTCGGCGGGGCAGCCCGTCGACGGTGCTCCCGGGCGCGGTGATCTCCAGGTACGCCGTCGGGCCGTTCGCCGTCGTCGGGGTGCCCGCCGCCGTCGGAGGTGCTGCCGCGGTCGGGCCGGCCACCGCCGTCGGGTCGGCGGCGGGCGTCGTGCCCGCGGTGGACGGCCCGGCTGCGGTGGGCGGGTGCGTCTCCGGGACGGTGAACGCGTCCCAGGAAGGGCCCGCCGTCATCGTCCGGGTGGCCCGGCTGAGCAGTGCCGGGTCGAAGCCGGACGGCGGCGGCGGGCCGGCGAGGGCGGCCACCGCGCCCCGGGACGGCAGGGCGGGAGCGGCGGGGGAGCGCCGGTCCCGGTCCGGCACGGTCGCCCGCGCCACCGTGGCACCGGCCCGGTCCCGCCGGAGCACCAGGGAGGCCGGCGGGATCTCCAACTGGGCGGTGACGCCGCCGCCGGCGGTCGCCGCGAGGCGGACCGCCCAGCCGTGCCGCCGGGCCAGCCGGCCCACGACGAAGAGCCCGAGCACCTCGGTGGGGGCGAGGTCCAGCCGTTCGCGCCGGGCCAGCCGGGCGTTCTCCTCGAGGAGCCGCTCCTCGGTCATCCCGATGCCCCGGTCCACCACGCTGAGCCGGACCCCGACGCCGGCGCGTTCACCGGCGACGACCACCCGGGTGTGCGGCGGGGAGAAGACGGTGGCGTTCTCCATCAGTTCGGCGAGGGCCAGGACGAGGTCCCCGACCGTGCCCGGCGACACCGAGACCCCGTCCGGGACCTGGACGTCCACCCGGGTGTAGTCCTCGATCTCGCCGAGCGCCAGCCGGACCACGTCGGCCAGCGGCACCGGCGCGACGTGCCGGTCGTCGCCGGTGGAGCCGGAGAGCACGACCAGGCTGCCCGCGTTGCGGCGCAGGCGGCTGGAGATGTGGTCGAGCCGGTACAGGTGCTCCAGCCGTTCCGGGTCGGTCTCCTGCCGTTCGAGCCGGTCGATCAGGGCGATCTGCCGGCCGACGAGGTTCTGCGTACGGCGCCCGACGTGCCCGAACATCTGCGCCACGTTGCGTCGGCCGGCAACCTGGCGCTCCACCAGCCGGGCGGCGGTGGTCTGCACCCGCTCGAAGGCGCGGGCCAGGTCGCCGATCTCGTCGCGGGCCCGGACGTCCACCGGGTCGAGCCGGACCGCCTGGACGCTCTCGGACTCGTCGTCGGCGACCCGGGTCAGCTCGGCCTCGGCGACCCGGGCGACCCGGTCCGCCGAGCGGGTGAGCCGACTCAGTGGCCGGGCGACCGTCCGCGCGACCGCCACGCTGAGCAGCACCACCAGGGTGAGCACCAGCACCGCCCCGCCGCCGACCAGGTACGCGGCGGTCAGCGCCCGGCGCTGCTCGTCGGTCACCTGGGCGATGACGTCCGCGACGATCTTCTTCTCCACGAACTGCCCAAGGGTGATCATCGAGCGGGCCGAGGGGAAGAGCGCGTCCAGCGGTACGTCCTGCACCGCACCGGCCGGGTCGAGCGGGCTCGCGGTGAGGAAGTCGGGGCTGGTCCGGGCGGCCACCGCCGCGTCGTTGAGCATCGCCAGCTGGTACTGCTCCGGGGTGATGAGGCTGCGGAACCGCCGGTTGTCCACCTGGAGGGCGGCCATGCAGGCCACGTAGCCGGTGATCGCCGCCGGATCGTTGGTCGCCTTCACCAGCACGATCAGCGTGGCGCAGGCGCCGAGCCCTTCGTCGGCGCGGAGCAGCCCGTCCAGGGCCAGCACCTGCCGGCCGGCGGAGGTGTTCGTGTCCACGGTGAAGGGGAGGCGCAGCGCGTCGATGAGGGCCCGGTTGACCGGGCCGTACGTGTCCATGACCCGGCCGGGGGTGGCGGTCCCGGCGAGTACCGCGGCCCGCAGGTCGGTGAGCGTACGGACGCCGTCGAGCGCGGCGGCGACCCGGGGCGGCAGCGCGTCGCCCCGGGTGGACCGCAGGTCGGCGACCCGGTCGTCGACGGCGGCCGACTTCTGCACCAGTTCCGCGCGGGGTACCCGGCCGAGCAGCAGACCGACCGAGAGGATCCGCTCCTGTTGCAGGTCCTGCACGAGGCTGCCGATCCGACTGGCCACGCGTACCCGGTCGGCGATGTCGGCGGCCCGCTGGGCGGCGGCGACCCGGTCGAACACCACCGGGACCGCCAGGCCCACCACGGTGAGCAGCGGAATGACCACCAGCAGGGCGAGCCTGCCCCGGATCCGGAGCCTACCGAGCAGCATCGAACGGCCCCCACTGCGCGGGTTGCGGCTCGCGGGCCGGGCCGGCCGGCTGGAACGGGCGGACCTCGTCGGGCCGCCCGGCCGGCGGCTGCCAGCCGTCGGTGGCCGGCGGGGCGGCCGGTCGGTCCGTCGCGCGCCGGGCGTCGGCGGCCCGGCGGTACGCGGCGAGCAGCACCAGCGCCAGCACGACCAGCAGGACGACACCGGCCGTGGCGGCGGCCACCGCGAGCCAGCGGTCGTGGTCGAGCGCGTCGAGCCGGTCGGCGAGCAGCGCGTCGAGTTCGTCGAGGATGACCGGTTGCAGTTGGCCGGCGGCGGCCTGGGCCGCGGACCGGGCGGCGGCGAGCCGCGGACCGTCCACGGCGCCGGTGGGCGTGGAGTACGCGGCGAGCGCCTCCACCGACCGCTGGTAGGTGTCCAGTGGAGTGAGCACGTTGGCGCCGAGGTCGGTGCTCTCCGAGCTGTCCACGGCCGCCCGCAGGTCAGCCACCAGGGCGCCGGCGGGCGCGAGCGCGGCGACCCGGACGGCCGCGAGTTCGGCCACGGTCGGGGCCTGCTGGTCGGCCGGCCGGCGGGCGGCGAGCACGGTCAGGTCGGCGAGGCGTCCGGCCGCGACGACGGCCTCGGGCAGTTTTTCGCCGACGCCGGCCTGGAGGAAGAAGGAGTCCGACGCCGGGTCGCGTACCAGGCCGGAGGTTTCGCGGACCTTGCGGTGCAGGGCCAGCAGCAGGTCGGTGACCTCTCCGTACGCGGCGTACGCGGCCTCCGGGTCGGCCGGTCGCCGGTCCCGGAGTGCCTCGATCTTGGCCCGCAGGCCGGCCCAGCGTTCGCGGCTGCGGAGGTCGTCGCCGATGCGCGCGTCCACCGCTGCGGCGGTCCCGACCGCGCGGGTGAGTGCGTCGCCGGACACCGGCCGGCCGGTGACGGTGGCCGTCTGGGCGTCCACCAGCGCGTCGGTCACCGGGGCGAGCGCCCGCAGGTACTCGACGCCGAGGCGCTCGGTGACGACCAGGCGCCGGTCGTCGTCGGTGGAGCGCCAGGACTGGCCGAAGAGGACGGCCAGCGGTGCGAGCAGCGTCAGCACCAGCAGCATCGGCAGCAGGCGGCCGGCGGGGGAGGGGCGCCGACGGGCCCGCGGCGCGGGGACGGTCATGGTCCTGTTCCTCCGGCGGAGGCGAGGGGCGAGGGCTGGCGCCGGGATCGACGTCCTAGTCCCATGCACCGGACCCGGAAACTAACCGACGCTCCGCGCACCCTTCCCGTCGTCAATCAGTCAGTTTCGCGTCACCTAGCGCAAAGTGACGTGCGGTTGGCCGTACCGGCACCCTCCGTGTGATCTACCGGAGCGATCTGACATGATCAGCGCTTTTTCGGCTGAAGATCCGAATTCACGTGATCCGAATTCATCTCGCTGGATGGACCGGCCCCGACGCGGTCGCCCCGAGCCCGTCACGCCGATCGGGCCAACCGGACGAACGTACGGAGGATCTCAGGCAACGCTCAGGATCCGGGCCGTACCGTGTGCCGCATGAGATCGCCGTTCTCGGCCGCGCGGATCCGGCGTGCCCGCCCCACCCGCCGGCGCGCGGTGGCCGCCGCGGCGGTCGTCGTCCTGCTCGCCGCAGGCGTGGCCTGGGCCGTCCGGCCGCAGGGGCCGGACCTGCGCACCGAGTCGGCGCTGCTCACCGTCCGGTCCGGACCGTCCGGCGACGAGCCGGTCGATCTGGACACCACGCTCTACCTGCCGGAGGGGGCGTCCGCCGGCGCGAAGGTGCCGGCGGTGCTGCTCGCGCACGGCTTCGGCGGCACGAAGGAGTCGGTACGCGCCGACGCCGAGGAGATCGCCGGCCGGGGGTACGCCGTGCTCGCCTGGACG
This region includes:
- a CDS encoding ATP/GTP-binding protein, whose product is MDSVRSPDWPVTPLDGLAANSAAARYGGPSATHPPAARGVAAPVPPPYRPPVEPGAAAPPDAAPRVAPPVPVKILIAGGFGVGKTTTVGSISEIAPLTTEAEMTSAAIGVDDPGGRSGKTTTTVAMDFGCVTIDRSLKLYLFGTPGQARFGFMWDDLAHGALGALVVVDSSRLDDCHPAIDFFERAGLPFVVGVNAFDGRVAHDLAAIRWALAVGDHVPLVRFDARDRLSVRDALLVVLDRALDRANRARGS
- a CDS encoding roadblock/LC7 domain-containing protein, whose amino-acid sequence is MTSPFLHDNVDQPTHPGTDLSPEARTFNWLLDSFTSSTAGVLEAIAVSSDGLLMAMSAIKDRSNAERLAAVVSGMTSLAGGAASWYALGGLNRVVVDMAEGYLLISAISSGSVLGVVADRSANLGTVAYEMTLFAGRAGGALTPRLIAELKNSVQQ
- a CDS encoding gas vesicle protein K, with amino-acid sequence MTERNEAAELAAAVHGPAAAQDGPSWRAPRARPLDRRLAVDQDSVERGLASLVLTVIELLRQLMERQALRRVDLGDLTEEQVERIGTTLMALEEQMAELRTYFGLAPEDLNLDLGPLGPLLPTD
- a CDS encoding gas vesicle protein, which gives rise to MTTQLAPNSADGPLGYRPVALVDLLDRVLATGVVISGDITIAIADVELVRISLRALVASVGALAAPPDDALAVRETAVPPGGSALPSGEFGVAGDGPAGPAGGSAVLSGEVT
- a CDS encoding GvpL/GvpF family gas vesicle protein codes for the protein MSATAEVTTADWLHGVVRDVPPETLAAMAGMAGTPVRAVRAAGLAAVVSAAPLTEYGEEPLRRNLEDLAWLERAARTHHGVVAALARTGPVVPARLATVYHDDERVAGLLTARRAELAAVLDRLAGREEWGVKGYVVPGAAPAPTAAPESGGAGAAYLRRRRAQLTAREEGQRVAAAAAAAVHDALAGQAIAARRHPPQDRRLSGAPTPMVLNGAYLVDTAGLPGFTALVGELGDRHPELRLELTGPWPAYSFVDGTGPADVSAADGPAADGVPA
- a CDS encoding sensor histidine kinase; translation: MLLGRLRIRGRLALLVVIPLLTVVGLAVPVVFDRVAAAQRAADIADRVRVASRIGSLVQDLQQERILSVGLLLGRVPRAELVQKSAAVDDRVADLRSTRGDALPPRVAAALDGVRTLTDLRAAVLAGTATPGRVMDTYGPVNRALIDALRLPFTVDTNTSAGRQVLALDGLLRADEGLGACATLIVLVKATNDPAAITGYVACMAALQVDNRRFRSLITPEQYQLAMLNDAAVAARTSPDFLTASPLDPAGAVQDVPLDALFPSARSMITLGQFVEKKIVADVIAQVTDEQRRALTAAYLVGGGAVLVLTLVVLLSVAVARTVARPLSRLTRSADRVARVAEAELTRVADDESESVQAVRLDPVDVRARDEIGDLARAFERVQTTAARLVERQVAGRRNVAQMFGHVGRRTQNLVGRQIALIDRLERQETDPERLEHLYRLDHISSRLRRNAGSLVVLSGSTGDDRHVAPVPLADVVRLALGEIEDYTRVDVQVPDGVSVSPGTVGDLVLALAELMENATVFSPPHTRVVVAGERAGVGVRLSVVDRGIGMTEERLLEENARLARRERLDLAPTEVLGLFVVGRLARRHGWAVRLAATAGGGVTAQLEIPPASLVLRRDRAGATVARATVPDRDRRSPAAPALPSRGAVAALAGPPPPSGFDPALLSRATRTMTAGPSWDAFTVPETHPPTAAGPSTAGTTPAADPTAVAGPTAAAPPTAAGTPTTANGPTAYLEITAPGSTVDGLPRRPVPAGPGAPPPGPAVTPTVPTGTTGFPAPLVPGIRQRVPGASLPPAGPRVGPVDATGADPAAARDLVEAVEAGVRRAELAGTVSPPAYDGSAADPAPGRPRLTRRVPGANLPAAASRPSTDQGPGDPAEVRDRITEFEAGVARALREVSPDRFDEEGSSR
- a CDS encoding DUF742 domain-containing protein, whose translation is MIPDVAGEEPDPVVRIRPYLRAAAPAGEPAAVPVPAATAEPEPDDPSGPRPFVLTAGRVTGGDPAIGLETQVTARPVTDRTSPVARLAPEHQAIVALCGSPISVAEISARTRMHFGVARVLVGDLRAAGHLDVHVNADDDALDPDIILRVIDGLRAIS